CGGCCAGCATATAGTTGACGGACTTCGGCCAGGGCGTGCGCTTGCTGTACAGCAGCCACGCATAAAGCAGGCCCGCGGCCAGGCAAACCAGCAGCAGCCAGGGCGAGTACGTGGTGATGAGTCTGAAGGAATCCAAATTTTATGAATTACGAATTACGAGTTCCGGATTACGAATGAGCTTTGCTTTGCCCGTAAAATGGCCGGGCCATATATAACGTGAAAGCAAGGCTTCTATTTCTATGCCTATAATTTTCGGGTTATATATAACAAGCGGGCAGGACGTTTATATACGGGTACTAAAGATAAAAGAAAAAGACCAATGCTGCTAACGCAAAAGCCAGCGCATTGGTCTCTATATACCCCTAATCGGTTGAAAAGATAAGTTACACCATTATCAATCAGATTTTACACATGTTCGTTTTGAAACTATATCCAACCACCCCTGCCCCTCCTTGTCCTTTTCGAGGGCCCTTACCCCCAGGAGGGGAGTTCTTCTTACTACTTATTCATTCTTCCTCAAGACAAGCGGCTGATTATATATGGATATATGATGTGCTCATTTTGATAGCTATATCTTCAACTATAGTCTTATGACAACTGATTCATATACCCTAATTCGTAATTCGGAACTCGTAATTAAGTCAGCATGCCACCGTCTACCTGCAGCACCTGCCCGCTGATATAAGCAGACTGGTCGGAGGCCAGGAACACCGCCGCGTTGGCCACATCCTCGGGCGTGCCGCCGCGCTTCAGCGGAATGGCCTTGCGCCACTCGTCCACCACCTTCTGGTCCAGTTCGGCGGTCATCTCCGTTTCGATGAAGCCCGGCGCGATGGCGTTGCAGCGGATGTTGCGGGAGCCCAGCTCCAGCGCCACTGACTTGGTGAAGCCGATGATGCCCGCCTTGGAGGCCGCGTAGTTGGCCTGACCCGCATTGCCCTTGATGCCCACCACCGAGGTGATGTTGATGAGGGAGCCGCTCTTGGCGCGCATCATGTGCTTGGTGGCCGCCTTGGTCACGTTGAACACGGACTTCAGGTTGGTGTTGATCACCGCGTCCCACTGCTCCTCGTTCATGCGCATCAGCAGCCCGTCGCGCGTAATGCCCGCGTTGTTCACCACGATGTCCAGCCTGCCAAACTCCTTCACGACGTCCTCCACCAGTTGCTCTGCCTGGGCGGTGTTTGCGGCGTCGGAGCGGTAGCCTTTCGCTTTGCCGCCCCCGGCGGAGAGTTCCTGCTCCAGTTGCTGGCCTTTCTCCACGCTTGACAGGTACGTGAACGCCACCTGAGCGCCCGCCTCCACAAATTTCTGCGCGATGGCGCGGCCTATTCCTTTGGATGCCCCGGTTACCAGGGCCACTTTTCCTTCTAATGCTTTCATAGAGGCCAAAGATATAAAAGATTTTAATATTTGGCGGAACAGGGGCGGATTAGCCCTAAACCGCTGGTTATTTGTAGTTTATATGCTTGCAGGCGCAGGTGTATATATCGGAGAGATGCTATCCTTTACGCCGGAAGATACAGGGTAACATATTTGTAGTCTGAATATTGTCTTCGGCTATACTTTTATTTGTAATGGTTAAAGCCTATTTTCGTGACGATTATTCAACCAAAGGTATTACGAGATGTTCAAAAGCAGCAAAGGGCTTGCCACCCTCTTCGCTTTGTTGGTGCTGGTTTTCTTTACCGCAGAGTACACCCTCCAGTTCAGCGCCGAGCGCCTGATGGCTCAGCCAAAGGAAACCGCCCCCGCGCCTGATGCCGTGGAGGCAGAGGCGGAGGAAGAAAAAATGCCGGCCCCCGTCGTCTACGGCATCCCCACCGACTCGCTGGTGCTCGTGGAGGACGAGATTGCGCGCGGCGAGAGCCTGTCGGAGATTCTTTCCGGCTATAATATCTCTCCCGCCCAGATAGACGAGCTGGCCAAAAAATCGAAGGACGTGTTTAACCTGCGCCGCATTGCCGCCAACCGCAGCTACACGCTGCTGCACGCCCCCGACTCTGCCCAGACGGCGCAGTATTTTATATATGAGCCGAACCAACTGGAGTACATCATATATGATTTGCGCGGCGACATGTGCGTGACGAAGGTGAAACGGGAGATGGAAGTGCTGGAGCGCACTCTGGCGGGCACTATCGAAAGCTCGCTGTTCGAGTCTATTGTGGCGGCGGGCGGCTCGCCGCAACTGGTGAACAAGTTTGCCGACATCTACGCCTGGCGCCTCAACCTGAACCGCATCCAGCCCGGCGACAAGTTCAAGCTTATATATGACGAGAAGGTGGTGAACGGCACCTCCATCGGTTTCAGCAACTTGAAGGCCGCTTTTTTTGAGCACCAGGGCGAGCCGCTCTACGCCATCGCCTTCGACCAGGGCGACGGCGCCAGCTACTATGACGAGCAGGGGAAGAGCATGAAGAAAGCTTTCCTGAAGGAGCCGCTGGAGTACACCCGC
This window of the Pontibacter russatus genome carries:
- the fabG gene encoding 3-oxoacyl-[acyl-carrier-protein] reductase, translated to MKALEGKVALVTGASKGIGRAIAQKFVEAGAQVAFTYLSSVEKGQQLEQELSAGGGKAKGYRSDAANTAQAEQLVEDVVKEFGRLDIVVNNAGITRDGLLMRMNEEQWDAVINTNLKSVFNVTKAATKHMMRAKSGSLINITSVVGIKGNAGQANYAASKAGIIGFTKSVALELGSRNIRCNAIAPGFIETEMTAELDQKVVDEWRKAIPLKRGGTPEDVANAAVFLASDQSAYISGQVLQVDGGMLT
- a CDS encoding peptidoglycan DD-metalloendopeptidase family protein yields the protein MFKSSKGLATLFALLVLVFFTAEYTLQFSAERLMAQPKETAPAPDAVEAEAEEEKMPAPVVYGIPTDSLVLVEDEIARGESLSEILSGYNISPAQIDELAKKSKDVFNLRRIAANRSYTLLHAPDSAQTAQYFIYEPNQLEYIIYDLRGDMCVTKVKREMEVLERTLAGTIESSLFESIVAAGGSPQLVNKFADIYAWRLNLNRIQPGDKFKLIYDEKVVNGTSIGFSNLKAAFFEHQGEPLYAIAFDQGDGASYYDEQGKSMKKAFLKEPLEYTRISSRYTKRRFHPVQKRYKAHLGTDFAAPTGTPIRTVGDGVVLEARYTRGNGYYVKIRHNKTYTTQYLHMSRFAKGMKPGRRVKQGQTIGYVGSTGLATGPHLCYRFWKNGRQVDALNVKLPSANPISKQFEEEFETVKEETVKRMEAIDIADARPDLLATGKSGQTSGV